From the genome of Winogradskyella forsetii, one region includes:
- a CDS encoding T9SS type B sorting domain-containing protein has protein sequence MHAQLGFCQGNSGDPIFTETFGTGTQNTSLPAGTTTYNYANNQNPEDGFYTVSSTSNYFDWFNINDHTPNDSNGRMLIVNSSFSDGEFYKTTINGLCENTTYEFSSWLINLTPPNGFCGAGAIPINVSFEIWDNTDTLQLASGTTGNIFGTTATAWNQYALVFQTVGQTSVILKMINNADGGCGNDLAIDDIVFKTCGDLIGTADSNTNDSVEICSTQTPYSDTITAIPDFTVFNNHFYQWQESSDGVNWSDVAGENNVSISISGITTTTYYRAKVAEFAANLDNSDCLTFSDTYQILVSPSPVAPISDGDVNFNCNSNQAILSVTAMSGITVNWYDAAVGGVLLQSDSETYTTATTGTFYAEAVDDVSGCISTTRVAVSASAVAFPDAPMSNGDVNFNCTTSEATLSVTVPNGITVNWYDMATGGILLEADSPSFVATAEGVYYAEAVNATTGCSSVTRTALTTSIVLPDAPISDGDVNLDCDTNEATVSVTVPNGISVDWFDALNAGVLLSSNSTTLIVNSPGTYYAEAKDPITGCISATRVAVNVNILTPDDASFIVTPTCDGASVNITGTIGGTFILNPTPTDGTIIDAATGEVTNGTSGESYTIEYSTLGTCSSTSEETFSVLLEDDASFTISPTCDGAVSTVTGLTGGTFSFDPVPTDGAFIDATTGLITGGVPDAIYTVVYATNGDCPSMSTQTITIPSEFELITPTPLEVCDDGTPDGITELDLSLKNAEITGSNPNYSVSYYESIADLQSGADPLPTLYTNTSNGQIIIAYVEDINTGCFDTTTLELLVQQAPVANTPTPLDFCDPDSDGFGTFDLTSKDDEITGGDTTLTVSYHETMADAQNNVNPVPSPYNNIVLGSQTLYARVESSTIATDCDTIVTLQINVNPTPQLGAVAPEPLEICDDISADGFGQFDLTSKIPEILENLADPTLYTVTFYVNETDAADALSPINNATNYTNSDDFNQVVWVRVEDMMSGCYKLTTLELIVNPIPVLVQAVPLELCDDNNPGDQEEAFTLEDAADDILNGQSGIGLAFFETQADLDANTDPISSPYTNIENPQTVFVKATNNATGCVNTSLLTLRVRPIPSPLAPMDLEVCDDDADGFTEFDLEERTTEIIGGELDIDITYHETLEDANTGSNAFASPYTNIVINEQTIYVRATNTVTGCYDISRTLTIRVLDIPQVPTTIEPFIICDMDSNGFTQFDLTTKNSEIIGAQTDVTITYHVSEADALSGNSPISTPGSYTNSSNPQTIFVRLENDNNDCFDIGSFEISVALPPEAIQPAPLEICDDETADEITVFDLTMKNDEVTGGEASWSVAYYETLANAQDEVDAVNAEAYTNTAIGTAEANPQTLVAVVTDTDTGCTDMVTLTIRVLPNPTPTASDLLPNIERCYEENTGDGEEEFDLTENEDLIRNGENGVTITYHETEDAANAGTDAIPDPTQYTNTGTPTQEIYVRMTKDATGCYALVDFTIEVNPLPEVVAVTDFIQCELFTDGTDTFDLGTKDAEVLNGQDEAQFTVSYHDNLTDAEEGMNGLVSPYTNTANPQQIFVTITNNGTGCSISTQSFNIEVQEAAQANPDMDPILFELCDDEMETDGNPVNDSTQFDLTNMDTEVLDGQDPLNYIVTYYATQEDADDKVNPLPTLYENVTNPQVIYARVDNDTPDAVTDADTSICYALAALTLQVNPLPEFDLDESYTLCVNTDGSEILDPLVIDTGLSATDYGFVWRYEGVEITGETGPSIMPTQGGSYSVLVTDISTSTATNCTNEDTTEVMESEPPSITVNVLTQNFAESHVLEVVPGDEIGDYEYSLDNGPWQDGTLFTDVSPGQHHITARDRNGCGTTTEPAFIIDYPLYFTPNGDGQNETWNIESIGSSAKIYIFDRYGKLLKQISPDGTGWDGTYNGSAMPTNGYWFTVEYDEPLTGERKEFRAHFTLKR, from the coding sequence AACCTCTGTAATCCTAAAAATGATTAACAATGCTGATGGTGGTTGTGGTAATGACCTGGCTATTGATGATATTGTTTTCAAAACTTGCGGTGATTTAATTGGTACTGCAGACAGTAATACTAATGATTCAGTAGAGATATGTAGTACACAAACGCCTTATTCAGATACGATTACAGCGATACCAGATTTTACAGTGTTTAATAATCATTTTTATCAATGGCAAGAAAGCTCAGATGGCGTAAATTGGTCTGATGTTGCTGGTGAAAATAATGTCTCAATTTCGATTTCTGGAATTACAACCACAACATATTACAGAGCAAAAGTTGCTGAGTTTGCAGCCAACTTAGATAACTCGGATTGTCTAACATTTTCAGATACGTATCAAATTCTCGTTAGCCCAAGTCCTGTTGCACCTATTAGTGATGGTGACGTTAACTTTAATTGTAATTCTAACCAAGCTATATTATCTGTTACAGCTATGAGCGGAATAACAGTTAATTGGTATGACGCAGCTGTTGGTGGCGTTTTATTACAATCCGATTCTGAAACTTATACGACAGCTACTACAGGAACCTTTTATGCCGAAGCTGTTGATGACGTTTCAGGATGTATATCTACAACAAGAGTAGCGGTTAGTGCTTCTGCAGTTGCTTTTCCTGATGCTCCAATGAGCAATGGTGATGTTAATTTTAATTGCACGACTTCGGAAGCAACTTTATCGGTCACAGTGCCAAATGGTATTACAGTGAATTGGTATGATATGGCTACCGGAGGAATTTTGTTAGAAGCAGATAGTCCTTCATTTGTTGCAACAGCTGAAGGCGTTTATTACGCAGAGGCTGTCAATGCAACAACAGGATGTAGTTCGGTTACAAGAACTGCGCTTACGACATCGATTGTTTTACCTGATGCACCTATTAGTGATGGAGATGTTAATTTAGATTGTGATACAAATGAAGCTACAGTTTCTGTAACGGTTCCTAATGGCATTAGTGTAGATTGGTTTGATGCTCTAAATGCAGGTGTTTTATTGTCTTCTAATAGCACTACACTAATCGTAAATTCGCCAGGGACGTATTATGCTGAAGCGAAAGATCCAATTACGGGTTGTATTTCTGCAACAAGAGTTGCCGTAAATGTAAATATTTTGACTCCAGATGACGCTTCTTTTATTGTAACACCTACTTGTGATGGGGCCAGTGTAAATATTACAGGAACTATAGGTGGTACTTTTATATTAAACCCTACTCCTACGGATGGAACAATTATAGATGCTGCAACTGGTGAAGTAACAAACGGAACAAGTGGTGAGAGCTATACTATAGAATATTCAACACTAGGGACCTGTTCTTCAACTAGTGAAGAAACATTTAGTGTTTTACTCGAAGACGATGCGTCGTTTACTATATCGCCAACATGTGATGGTGCTGTATCAACAGTAACTGGATTAACTGGCGGAACGTTTTCATTTGATCCCGTTCCAACTGATGGCGCTTTTATAGATGCAACCACAGGTCTTATAACTGGTGGTGTTCCAGATGCTATTTATACAGTTGTATATGCAACTAATGGTGATTGTCCATCAATGAGTACACAAACAATTACCATACCTTCAGAGTTTGAGTTAATTACACCCACACCCCTAGAAGTCTGTGACGACGGCACACCGGACGGTATAACAGAGCTGGATTTAAGCCTAAAGAACGCCGAGATAACAGGAAGCAATCCAAACTATTCGGTCAGCTATTATGAATCCATAGCAGATCTGCAATCCGGAGCAGATCCGTTACCGACTTTATATACCAATACGAGCAACGGTCAAATTATTATTGCCTATGTCGAGGACATCAACACAGGCTGCTTTGATACCACGACCTTAGAGTTGCTCGTGCAGCAAGCACCCGTGGCAAATACCCCAACACCTTTAGACTTCTGCGATCCGGATAGTGATGGCTTTGGGACTTTTGACCTGACCAGTAAGGACGATGAGATAACGGGAGGCGATACCACCTTAACGGTAAGCTATCACGAAACGATGGCAGATGCGCAGAACAATGTCAATCCGGTACCCAGCCCTTACAATAATATCGTATTGGGTTCCCAAACGCTCTATGCACGGGTTGAAAGTTCCACCATAGCTACAGATTGCGATACCATAGTCACCTTACAGATCAATGTCAACCCAACGCCCCAGTTGGGCGCAGTGGCACCGGAACCTTTGGAGATCTGCGATGATATCTCGGCAGATGGCTTTGGGCAATTCGACCTTACCAGTAAAATACCAGAAATTCTAGAGAACCTAGCGGACCCAACATTATATACCGTAACATTTTATGTCAATGAAACCGATGCGGCAGACGCTTTAAGTCCCATAAACAATGCAACCAATTATACCAATAGTGATGATTTCAACCAAGTTGTTTGGGTCCGGGTGGAAGATATGATGAGTGGATGTTATAAGTTGACCACTTTAGAATTGATTGTTAATCCAATACCTGTTTTGGTCCAGGCCGTGCCGTTGGAGCTATGTGACGATAATAACCCAGGTGACCAGGAGGAAGCCTTTACGCTCGAAGATGCAGCGGACGACATATTGAACGGACAATCAGGAATCGGTTTGGCCTTTTTTGAGACCCAAGCGGATCTGGACGCCAATACCGATCCAATTTCCAGTCCATATACCAATATCGAAAACCCACAAACCGTATTTGTAAAGGCAACGAACAATGCTACAGGTTGTGTTAATACATCATTATTGACATTGCGAGTTAGACCGATTCCATCGCCATTAGCTCCAATGGATTTAGAGGTCTGTGATGATGATGCGGACGGATTTACAGAATTTGATTTAGAAGAAAGAACTACAGAAATTATAGGTGGCGAACTGGATATTGACATAACCTACCATGAAACCCTGGAAGATGCCAATACAGGCAGCAATGCATTTGCAAGCCCGTATACCAATATTGTCATCAACGAACAGACCATATATGTCAGGGCGACCAATACGGTCACGGGCTGTTATGATATTTCCAGGACACTGACCATTCGGGTTTTGGATATTCCACAAGTGCCAACAACCATAGAACCGTTTATTATTTGTGATATGGACTCCAATGGTTTTACACAGTTTGATCTGACCACAAAAAACTCAGAGATCATAGGAGCCCAGACCGATGTAACTATAACCTATCATGTGTCCGAAGCGGACGCGTTATCAGGAAACAGTCCCATATCAACACCGGGAAGTTATACGAATTCAAGTAATCCACAGACTATTTTTGTACGGTTGGAAAATGACAATAATGATTGTTTCGATATAGGATCATTTGAAATCAGCGTTGCCTTACCGCCAGAAGCTATACAACCAGCTCCATTGGAAATATGTGATGACGAAACCGCAGATGAAATTACCGTTTTTGACCTGACCATGAAGAACGATGAGGTCACAGGTGGAGAAGCAAGCTGGAGTGTTGCCTATTACGAAACTTTGGCCAATGCACAGGATGAAGTTGATGCGGTCAATGCAGAAGCCTACACCAATACGGCAATCGGTACAGCAGAAGCCAACCCTCAAACATTGGTAGCAGTCGTTACCGATACGGACACCGGTTGCACGGATATGGTAACCTTGACGATAAGGGTTTTACCGAACCCAACACCAACGGCCAGCGATTTGTTGCCCAACATAGAACGCTGTTACGAAGAAAACACGGGAGACGGCGAGGAAGAATTTGACCTCACGGAAAACGAAGACCTGATCCGCAACGGTGAGAACGGTGTGACCATAACCTATCACGAGACAGAGGACGCTGCCAACGCGGGCACGGACGCAATCCCAGACCCAACACAGTACACCAATACAGGGACACCAACGCAGGAGATCTATGTAAGGATGACCAAGGACGCCACGGGCTGTTATGCCCTGGTGGACTTTACCATCGAGGTGAACCCGTTGCCAGAGGTGGTCGCTGTGACGGACTTCATCCAATGCGAGCTCTTTACCGACGGCACCGACACTTTTGACCTTGGCACCAAGGACGCCGAAGTGCTGAACGGACAGGACGAGGCCCAGTTTACGGTCAGTTACCATGACAACCTAACGGATGCGGAAGAAGGGATGAACGGCCTTGTGAGCCCGTACACCAATACGGCGAACCCGCAACAGATATTCGTGACCATCACCAACAACGGGACGGGCTGTTCCATCAGCACCCAGAGCTTCAACATCGAGGTACAGGAGGCCGCACAGGCCAATCCGGATATGGACCCGATCCTTTTTGAGCTTTGTGACGATGAAATGGAGACCGATGGCAACCCGGTTAATGACAGCACCCAGTTCGACCTGACGAACATGGACACAGAGGTATTGGACGGACAGGACCCGTTGAACTACATCGTGACCTACTATGCCACCCAAGAAGATGCGGACGACAAGGTGAACCCATTGCCGACCTTATACGAAAATGTAACAAACCCACAGGTGATCTATGCAAGGGTGGACAACGACACGCCAGATGCGGTCACGGACGCGGACACTTCGATCTGTTATGCCCTGGCAGCGCTCACCCTACAGGTGAACCCGTTACCGGAGTTCGACCTGGATGAGAGCTATACCCTGTGCGTAAACACGGACGGGAGCGAAATACTGGACCCATTGGTCATAGACACGGGCCTATCGGCAACGGACTATGGTTTTGTGTGGCGCTATGAGGGCGTAGAGATAACGGGCGAGACAGGGCCGAGCATCATGCCGACCCAAGGCGGAAGCTATAGCGTGCTGGTTACCGATATAAGCACGTCCACGGCGACCAACTGTACAAATGAGGATACCACGGAAGTCATGGAAAGCGAACCGCCGAGCATAACGGTGAACGTGCTGACACAGAATTTTGCGGAGAGCCACGTTCTGGAAGTGGTGCCAGGAGATGAAATAGGGGACTATGAATACAGCCTGGACAACGGCCCATGGCAGGACGGGACCCTGTTTACGGACGTGTCACCTGGCCAGCACCATATCACGGCAAGGGACAGGAACGGCTGTGGGACAACGACCGAACCGGCATTTATAATCGATTACCCGCTGTACTTTACGCCCAACGGAGACGGCCAAAATGAAACTTGGAACATAGAAAGTATTGGAAGCAGCGCAAAAATTTACATATTTGACCGTTACGGAAAACTTCTGAAACAAATTAGTCCAGATGGGACTGGCTGGGACGGCACCTACAATGGCAGTGCTATGCCAACCAATGGCTATTGGTTTACGGTAGAGTACGACGAGCCTTTGACAGGGGAACGTAAAGAATTTAGAGCCCATTTTACTTTGAAACGGTAA